A part of Paenibacillus donghaensis genomic DNA contains:
- the sigY gene encoding RNA polymerase sigma factor SigY produces the protein MGEGAEEKIRKAQQGDASALALLLRENYTFLYKYLIKVTLDPSLAEDLAQDTMVRCMEKIGTYNGKSAFSSWLITIATRIYIDRKRRWKREEAWKRQEQGLRSIRWRFESRGEAWSDVLDSLSRLPYAQRVAVLLKHYYGYGYEEIAEMLQIPAGTAKSRVATGLSQLRKELKEDGE, from the coding sequence ATGGGCGAAGGAGCAGAGGAGAAGATCAGGAAAGCGCAGCAGGGCGATGCTTCGGCGCTCGCTCTGCTGCTGCGGGAGAACTACACTTTTTTGTACAAATATTTAATCAAGGTGACACTGGACCCCTCGCTTGCGGAAGATCTGGCGCAGGACACGATGGTCAGATGTATGGAGAAGATCGGTACCTATAACGGCAAGTCCGCCTTCTCCTCCTGGTTGATTACAATAGCCACCCGGATCTACATCGACCGTAAACGGCGCTGGAAACGTGAGGAAGCCTGGAAACGGCAGGAGCAGGGGCTGCGTTCGATTCGCTGGCGGTTTGAGAGTCGTGGTGAAGCCTGGAGCGATGTACTGGACAGTCTTTCCCGCCTGCCTTATGCGCAGCGGGTTGCCGTACTGTTGAAGCATTATTACGGCTATGGATATGAGGAAATCGCCGAAATGCTGCAGATTCCTGCCGGAACCGCCAAGTCACGTGTGGCCACTGGCCTCAGTCAATTGCGAAAGGAGCTGAAAGAGGATGGGGAATAA
- a CDS encoding ABC transporter permease, with the protein MRNSWIFYQKEMLESFRSFKLIWIPVVFIILGIMQPLTLYYMADIMEAAGNMPPELLAGFELPDAATVMVQSLGQYGTIGLLVLALATMNSLAGERSGGTAEMMLVRPLTPTAMTAAKWCAQFTLLLLALGLGAAGAAYYTAELFGPLNWGRVAAASALYGLWLLCVVSLTLLFSAFLRPAVAAFLSLLSAAGLSLAFSLLPSRLDWTPAALPALSASVLTEGGGVTVSPLISAALLILLCIGGAAQLAGRNKLPKE; encoded by the coding sequence GTGAGGAACAGCTGGATTTTCTACCAGAAGGAAATGTTGGAGTCCTTCCGCAGCTTCAAGCTGATCTGGATTCCCGTTGTATTCATTATTCTCGGAATTATGCAGCCGCTGACGTTATATTATATGGCTGATATTATGGAGGCCGCAGGCAATATGCCTCCGGAACTGCTCGCAGGATTCGAGCTGCCTGATGCGGCAACAGTGATGGTGCAGTCACTGGGGCAATACGGCACGATTGGTCTGCTGGTATTGGCTCTTGCGACAATGAACAGTCTGGCCGGCGAGCGTTCCGGCGGAACTGCGGAGATGATGCTGGTTAGGCCTCTGACTCCGACTGCTATGACGGCTGCCAAATGGTGCGCCCAGTTTACCTTATTGCTGCTTGCGCTTGGTCTGGGCGCCGCAGGCGCTGCATATTATACCGCAGAGCTGTTTGGTCCGCTTAACTGGGGGCGTGTTGCCGCCGCTTCCGCCCTTTACGGCCTGTGGCTGTTGTGCGTGGTTTCGCTGACGTTACTGTTCAGCGCATTTCTACGCCCAGCGGTAGCGGCGTTTCTGTCCCTGCTCTCAGCAGCCGGATTGTCGCTGGCTTTCAGCCTGCTGCCGTCCCGGCTGGACTGGACGCCTGCGGCATTGCCCGCACTTTCCGCCTCTGTCCTCACCGAAGGCGGAGGTGTAACTGTAAGCCCTCTAATCTCGGCGGCGCTGCTTATTCTGCTCTGCATTGGCGGAGCCGCGCAGCTGGCTGGCCGGAATAAGCTGCCTAAGGAGTAG
- a CDS encoding SdpI family protein, protein MKDIRWKWQDTLIVLVGLAAVLFALLNYSKLPDRLPVQFGIKGQVNRTWNKELAIGVWGTVGILLPLLLQLTRRMDPKRENYKKFENAYAMTRLMVGVLLNLMLVVSVLHGLGRAPNIAKFSLIGAGLLLMVIGNFLPQVKDNYLFGIRTPWTLNSPEVWRRTHRISGTLWVIAGLLIILAALLSGTVALVLIIASLFLAIPTPIVYSWQVSRIVRD, encoded by the coding sequence ATGAAGGATATCCGATGGAAATGGCAGGACACACTGATTGTGCTGGTCGGATTGGCTGCGGTGCTGTTCGCACTGTTGAATTACAGCAAGTTGCCCGACCGCCTTCCGGTCCAGTTCGGAATCAAAGGCCAGGTAAACAGAACCTGGAACAAAGAGCTGGCTATCGGTGTATGGGGAACCGTCGGGATTCTGCTTCCGCTGCTGCTTCAGCTCACCCGCAGAATGGACCCCAAACGCGAAAATTACAAAAAATTCGAAAATGCCTATGCCATGACCCGGCTGATGGTTGGTGTGTTGCTGAATCTTATGCTTGTAGTTTCTGTGCTGCACGGACTCGGCAGAGCACCCAATATAGCCAAGTTTTCATTGATTGGGGCGGGGCTGTTGCTGATGGTTATCGGCAACTTTTTGCCGCAGGTGAAGGATAATTATCTGTTTGGCATACGAACGCCCTGGACCCTGAACAGCCCTGAGGTCTGGCGCAGAACGCACAGAATATCCGGGACTCTCTGGGTGATAGCCGGACTGCTGATCATACTCGCAGCTCTGCTGTCCGGGACTGTTGCCCTCGTTCTAATTATTGCTTCGCTATTCCTTGCCATTCCAACGCCTATTGTCTACTCCTGGCAGGTATCGCGGATTGTCCGCGATTAA
- a CDS encoding thioredoxin family protein: MKQNVAGKFGQGLSPRQFVEGMTRNQQAFEAWYEKFSWEDEDDKQYFESLNHRDDIRVLILAADWCGDVVRNVPVVFRALETAGIKTEVLILEDNQELMDDFLTMGGRAVPIVIFADTGGYVLGHWGPRPEHVQSLMNAFKQENPDREAPDYEPKIAEVRKAMGQAYGEGTESHAVIVKELRSLISEF, translated from the coding sequence ATGAAGCAGAATGTAGCCGGCAAGTTTGGGCAAGGACTATCGCCCCGTCAATTTGTAGAAGGTATGACACGCAACCAGCAGGCTTTTGAAGCCTGGTATGAGAAATTCAGCTGGGAAGACGAGGATGACAAACAATATTTCGAAAGCTTGAACCACCGCGATGATATCCGGGTGCTTATTCTGGCAGCAGATTGGTGCGGTGACGTGGTGCGCAATGTTCCGGTGGTCTTCCGTGCACTGGAAACTGCGGGCATTAAGACAGAGGTACTGATTCTTGAGGATAACCAGGAGCTTATGGATGACTTCCTCACGATGGGCGGAAGAGCCGTGCCAATCGTGATTTTTGCTGATACCGGCGGTTATGTGCTTGGCCACTGGGGTCCGAGACCGGAACATGTGCAGAGTCTGATGAATGCCTTCAAACAGGAGAATCCTGACCGTGAGGCACCCGATTATGAGCCCAAGATTGCCGAAGTCCGCAAAGCTATGGGTCAAGCCTACGGGGAGGGAACGGAATCACACGCTGTTATCGTCAAAGAGCTGCGCAGTCTGATCTCCGAATTCTAA
- a CDS encoding ATPase, translating into MLRLGEKIVIVADAFEQNLPIGECGYLIAYDRNPDNAFDYVIRVPQANRNFYVPAEDVEAEEQLLVVEAERATHEALIDYALSTYNEKLFHHLMNGEEMAAEETEAVSQEAMSQAEFIKQVNLRAWI; encoded by the coding sequence ATGCTGCGTTTAGGAGAGAAGATTGTCATTGTCGCGGACGCTTTCGAGCAGAATCTTCCTATCGGGGAATGCGGATACCTGATTGCTTACGACCGCAATCCGGATAATGCGTTTGATTACGTTATTCGGGTGCCACAGGCCAACCGTAATTTCTACGTGCCAGCCGAGGATGTGGAAGCGGAGGAGCAATTACTGGTAGTGGAGGCTGAACGGGCCACCCATGAAGCATTAATTGATTACGCTTTGTCCACGTACAATGAGAAGCTGTTCCACCATTTGATGAATGGTGAAGAGATGGCGGCAGAAGAGACGGAAGCTGTCTCACAAGAAGCGATGTCCCAGGCAGAGTTTATCAAACAGGTAAATCTCAGAGCTTGGATTTAA
- a CDS encoding DedA family protein, protein MHYISELISLLFEWIQSLGYFGIMIGLMIEVIPSEIVLAYGGYLVWDGQINFFGAVLFGTIGGVIAQIFVYWIGRYGGRPVLEKYGKYIFIKKKQIDSSEEWFKKYGTGVIFTARFIPVVRHAISVPAGISRMPLGKFTLLTTLAVIPWSALFVYLGMTLGNKWKDIDEVAAKYTHEIILVAIALIILYFVFKWYKSKKKRGSAL, encoded by the coding sequence ATGCATTATATTTCTGAGCTGATCTCGTTGTTGTTTGAATGGATCCAGAGTCTTGGCTATTTCGGTATTATGATTGGACTTATGATTGAGGTAATCCCCAGTGAGATTGTGCTGGCTTATGGCGGCTATCTGGTATGGGACGGTCAGATTAACTTTTTTGGCGCGGTGCTGTTTGGTACAATCGGCGGAGTCATTGCCCAGATCTTTGTGTACTGGATTGGCCGTTACGGCGGCAGACCGGTGCTGGAGAAATACGGCAAGTATATATTTATCAAGAAGAAGCAGATCGACAGCTCGGAAGAGTGGTTCAAAAAGTACGGAACGGGCGTGATTTTTACCGCACGTTTTATTCCTGTGGTGCGTCACGCGATCTCGGTTCCGGCCGGAATCTCCCGGATGCCGCTTGGCAAGTTCACTTTGCTTACTACGCTCGCAGTTATTCCCTGGAGTGCTTTATTCGTATACCTGGGCATGACTTTGGGCAACAAGTGGAAGGATATCGATGAGGTGGCCGCTAAATATACCCACGAGATTATCCTTGTTGCGATAGCTCTAATCATCCTTTATTTTGTGTTCAAGTGGTATAAATCCAAGAAGAAAAGAGGCAGCGCACTATGA
- a CDS encoding MBL fold metallo-hydrolase, whose amino-acid sequence MLNVRSYNLGPLQTNAYLLTGSDPAKGIIIDPGMNPAALVRSIEGMDIEAILLTHAHFDHMGGVDEIRKAKKCPVYLHPLESEWLSSPKLNGSLQWPDVAPPLSTDPAEYDLAEGQTLNLIGHSFRVLHTPGHSPGSVSFLCGNDLFSGDVLFKLGVGRTDLPGGRERDLVDSLRGKLYRLDEEVKVYPGHGSRTTIGFERVRNPYVTL is encoded by the coding sequence ATGCTGAATGTACGCTCTTACAATCTTGGCCCGCTCCAGACCAATGCCTACCTGCTGACCGGCAGCGATCCAGCCAAAGGGATTATTATTGATCCCGGGATGAATCCGGCTGCGCTGGTGCGGAGCATCGAGGGTATGGATATTGAAGCTATTCTGCTGACCCATGCCCATTTTGATCATATGGGCGGTGTGGATGAAATCCGCAAAGCCAAGAAGTGTCCGGTTTATTTGCATCCACTGGAGAGTGAATGGCTCAGCAGTCCTAAGCTGAACGGCTCACTGCAGTGGCCGGATGTGGCACCCCCGCTGTCGACGGATCCGGCGGAGTATGACCTCGCCGAAGGCCAGACCCTGAACCTGATCGGACATTCCTTCCGTGTCCTTCATACCCCGGGGCATTCGCCGGGAAGTGTCAGCTTCCTGTGCGGGAATGATCTGTTCTCAGGGGATGTGCTGTTCAAGCTCGGCGTTGGCCGTACTGACCTGCCAGGCGGGAGAGAACGAGATTTGGTAGACTCTTTACGCGGCAAGCTTTATAGGCTGGACGAAGAGGTGAAGGTATATCCGGGCCATGGCTCACGGACAACCATTGGATTTGAACGGGTCCGTAATCCTTATGTAACGCTCTAA
- a CDS encoding PLD nuclease N-terminal domain-containing protein: MDEINWKLIAPLLVLQALLAIIGLVSLSRAERVRGPKWMWMIIIVLGNIVGSISYFTIGRKEN, from the coding sequence ATGGATGAGATCAATTGGAAGCTGATAGCACCCTTGTTGGTCCTGCAAGCCCTGCTTGCTATTATTGGGCTGGTTTCATTAAGCAGGGCAGAGCGCGTCCGCGGCCCGAAATGGATGTGGATGATTATTATCGTGCTGGGTAATATTGTCGGAAGCATTTCCTACTTCACTATTGGGAGGAAAGAAAACTGA
- the gatC gene encoding Asp-tRNA(Asn)/Glu-tRNA(Gln) amidotransferase subunit GatC: protein MSISRQDVQHVAKLARLQLSSEEEATLTEQMNAILQYADKLNELDTENVKPTAQVLQVSNVMREDVVKESLSQEDALLNAPEEEDGHFKVPAVLE, encoded by the coding sequence ATGAGTATTTCCAGACAAGATGTGCAGCATGTGGCCAAGCTGGCCCGCCTGCAATTAAGCTCCGAAGAAGAGGCAACTTTAACTGAACAAATGAATGCTATATTACAATATGCCGACAAATTAAATGAACTGGACACAGAGAACGTGAAACCGACGGCGCAGGTGCTGCAGGTCAGCAACGTTATGCGTGAGGATGTTGTCAAGGAAAGCCTGTCCCAGGAAGATGCGCTGCTCAATGCGCCGGAAGAAGAAGACGGTCATTTTAAGGTGCCTGCAGTTCTGGAATAG
- the gatA gene encoding Asp-tRNA(Asn)/Glu-tRNA(Gln) amidotransferase subunit GatA: MSLFQYRLPEVHNLLMNHKLSVSELTETAFAAIAEREDKVNAFLTLNEEGARLAARALDDKLASGEARGLLFGLPAGIKDNIVTRGLRTTCASQFLKDFQPLYDATVVAKLRQADAVTIGKLNMDEFAMGGSNENSSFGPVRNPWNLEHVPGGSSGGSAAAVAAGEVFFALGSDTGGSIRQPASYCGVVGLKPTYGLVSRYGLVAFASSLDQIGPLTRNVEDSAYVLQAIAGYDAQDSTSAKVDIPDYLSALTGDVTGLRIAVPKEYLGEGVDASVRESVLAALSVLEGLGASWEEVSLPHTEYAVAAYYLLASSEASSNLARFDGVRYGTRVDEGGGLLDLYHNSRSRGFGPEVKRRIMLGTYALSSGYYDAYYLKAQKVRTLIKQDFDEVFQKYDVVIGPTAPTTAFKLGSQTEDPLTMYLNDILTIPVNLAGIPAVSVPCGYAEGLPVGLQIIGKEFDESTVLRVAHAFEQHTDHHKQRPQL; encoded by the coding sequence GTGAGTTTGTTTCAATATCGTCTACCTGAAGTACATAATCTGTTGATGAACCACAAGCTGTCGGTCAGTGAGTTGACCGAAACAGCCTTTGCGGCCATTGCCGAACGGGAGGACAAGGTGAATGCCTTCCTGACCCTGAATGAAGAGGGCGCGCGCCTGGCCGCGCGTGCGCTGGATGACAAGCTGGCTTCCGGTGAGGCACGCGGTCTGTTGTTCGGGCTTCCTGCCGGAATCAAGGACAACATTGTGACCCGCGGCCTTCGCACGACCTGTGCCAGCCAGTTTCTGAAGGATTTCCAGCCGTTATACGATGCGACGGTGGTTGCCAAGCTGCGCCAGGCGGATGCGGTTACCATAGGCAAGCTGAATATGGACGAGTTCGCCATGGGCGGTTCGAACGAGAACTCCAGCTTTGGTCCGGTGCGCAATCCGTGGAATCTGGAGCATGTGCCCGGCGGCTCCAGCGGCGGCTCTGCCGCAGCGGTAGCTGCAGGCGAGGTCTTCTTCGCGCTTGGCTCGGATACAGGCGGCTCTATCCGCCAACCGGCATCCTATTGCGGTGTGGTGGGCCTGAAACCTACCTATGGCCTGGTATCCCGCTACGGCCTGGTTGCATTTGCTTCCTCGCTGGACCAGATCGGTCCGCTTACGCGCAACGTGGAGGATTCCGCTTATGTGCTGCAGGCCATCGCCGGCTATGACGCCCAGGACTCCACCTCAGCCAAGGTTGATATTCCTGATTATCTAAGTGCGCTCACCGGCGATGTAACCGGACTGCGTATCGCCGTGCCTAAGGAATACCTGGGAGAAGGCGTAGACGCTTCGGTCCGTGAGAGCGTACTGGCTGCGTTGTCCGTGCTGGAAGGCCTGGGCGCAAGCTGGGAGGAGGTTTCCCTGCCGCATACCGAATATGCGGTGGCGGCCTATTACCTGCTGGCTTCCTCGGAGGCTTCCTCCAATCTGGCCCGCTTTGACGGCGTCCGCTACGGAACTCGCGTGGATGAAGGCGGCGGCCTGCTTGACCTGTACCATAACTCCCGCAGCCGCGGCTTCGGACCTGAGGTGAAGCGCCGGATCATGCTGGGCACCTATGCGCTCAGCTCCGGGTATTATGACGCGTATTACCTGAAGGCACAGAAGGTGCGTACGCTGATCAAGCAGGATTTCGACGAGGTATTCCAGAAATACGATGTAGTTATTGGGCCAACGGCCCCAACGACGGCGTTTAAGCTTGGCTCGCAGACGGAAGATCCGCTGACGATGTATCTGAACGATATTCTGACAATTCCGGTCAACCTGGCGGGAATTCCTGCGGTCAGTGTCCCTTGCGGCTACGCCGAAGGACTGCCTGTAGGCCTGCAGATTATCGGCAAGGAATTTGATGAGAGCACGGTGCTGCGCGTGGCGCATGCCTTTGAACAACATACAGACCACCACAAACAGCGTCCGCAGTTGTAG
- a CDS encoding ABC transporter ATP-binding protein yields the protein MPLLQVTDLTKQYGSHISVDGISFEIGQGQCVALLGPNGAGKTTTLRILAGLMPPSSGRVSFKGSQPGSEYRRGLGYVPQAPAFYGWMSGQEYVILAAKLSGMSTREAANQAAAVLQKVGLAEAARRRIGGYSGGMKQRLALAQALVHQPALLLLDEPVSALDPLGRREVMELLRDIREETTVVFSTHVLHDAEEICDDIILMNRGRIAEQGALSLLRSKYSLPLIRIRIEKNEQASLWLQSLASRTYISDTRELTAEQAVFHVHDLAMARLAILQEAAGQGIPLLQFEAGSSTLEELFMKVVGA from the coding sequence ATGCCTCTGTTGCAAGTCACCGATTTAACTAAACAATACGGCAGTCATATTTCAGTGGATGGAATCAGCTTCGAGATCGGGCAAGGCCAATGTGTAGCCTTGCTTGGTCCGAACGGAGCAGGCAAAACCACCACCTTACGCATACTTGCCGGTCTGATGCCTCCCTCATCCGGGCGGGTGTCCTTTAAGGGAAGCCAGCCAGGATCGGAGTACCGGCGCGGACTCGGATATGTTCCACAGGCACCAGCTTTCTATGGCTGGATGAGCGGACAGGAATACGTAATTCTTGCCGCCAAGCTTAGTGGCATGAGTACCCGGGAGGCGGCGAACCAAGCTGCAGCCGTGCTCCAGAAGGTAGGGCTGGCGGAAGCTGCCCGCCGCCGGATTGGCGGATATTCTGGTGGGATGAAGCAGCGGCTGGCACTGGCACAGGCTCTTGTACACCAGCCGGCGCTGCTGCTGCTGGATGAGCCGGTCTCGGCGCTCGATCCGCTTGGCCGCCGGGAAGTGATGGAGCTGCTGCGTGACATCCGCGAAGAGACTACCGTGGTCTTCTCCACCCATGTGCTGCATGATGCCGAAGAGATCTGCGACGATATTATTCTGATGAACCGGGGGCGGATTGCTGAACAGGGTGCGCTGTCCCTGCTCCGCTCGAAATACAGCCTGCCTCTGATCAGAATCCGCATAGAGAAGAACGAACAGGCCTCTCTGTGGCTGCAGAGCTTGGCTTCCAGAACGTACATCTCGGATACACGGGAGCTGACAGCAGAGCAGGCAGTATTTCATGTCCATGATCTGGCGATGGCACGCCTTGCCATTCTGCAGGAAGCTGCAGGTCAAGGAATCCCGCTGCTGCAATTCGAAGCAGGCAGCTCCACGCTCGAGGAGCTGTTCATGAAGGTGGTGGGCGCGTGA
- a CDS encoding DUF5345 family protein encodes MGNNNDQDWIVQKLGGELDRLDDQFADIGMPSLQELEHLAVVTAVRRCKKARNELLLFWLISLLLLACMVGVLYSAPGIYLLIQILIPLLGLGGLAAGRIRRSKEGAEE; translated from the coding sequence ATGGGGAATAACAATGACCAGGATTGGATTGTACAGAAGCTTGGCGGTGAGCTTGACCGCCTGGACGACCAATTTGCAGATATCGGCATGCCTTCCTTGCAGGAACTTGAACATTTGGCTGTAGTTACAGCAGTTCGCAGATGCAAGAAAGCGAGGAACGAGCTGCTGCTGTTCTGGCTGATTTCCCTGCTGCTGCTTGCCTGCATGGTAGGAGTGCTATACTCCGCACCAGGTATCTATTTGCTAATTCAGATCCTGATTCCGCTGCTGGGCTTAGGCGGGCTGGCGGCCGGACGCATCAGACGCAGCAAGGAGGGTGCGGAAGAATGA
- a CDS encoding DUF4179 domain-containing protein has translation MDPREIEELEQRLNKIKLLPAEELPAMIRERQEKTYALLLDEQYHPEKPQARKFRLLKRSAAGAAAAVTLLGVALLASGLASPVMAKTLERIPLVGSIFELAGDLGLKAANQQGLTAPVTGSDIRQESGIRATEVIYDGTRLVVGLKREGGDFSGSFHGLRLNADGTPKLNAAGESVFNEAGATGSLNDLKILIDGHPLNPEEDAPDAFKYSISPILVTGPDEQSLIMQFSEQTYAGGGQLLPDAFTLTLQMEISGLEGETFTLDLPVHKDTSHNIVLLPKVSRMHDNITATVEKLTLAPTTTQIRISDIAEQNISKQYLEDTGTLALDHEVYDDQGNLLRIVNGGGGWSETDQDQRYTLRSDVNLEPLEDSVKSITVRTYIYKYTGTGREKRNRLDSAGNPVKEYIPQLDMTIPIR, from the coding sequence ATGGACCCAAGAGAGATAGAAGAATTGGAGCAGCGTTTGAACAAGATCAAGCTTCTTCCTGCAGAGGAACTGCCAGCGATGATCCGAGAGCGCCAGGAGAAGACGTATGCCCTGCTGCTTGATGAACAATATCACCCGGAGAAACCTCAGGCACGTAAGTTCCGCCTGCTGAAACGTTCTGCGGCCGGTGCCGCCGCAGCAGTGACCCTGCTGGGAGTAGCTCTGCTTGCCAGCGGCCTGGCTTCCCCGGTTATGGCTAAGACACTGGAGCGCATTCCGCTGGTAGGCAGTATTTTTGAGCTGGCCGGAGATTTAGGCCTGAAGGCCGCAAACCAGCAGGGATTAACCGCGCCGGTCACCGGAAGCGATATCCGTCAGGAGAGCGGAATTAGGGCAACCGAGGTCATTTATGACGGCACACGGCTTGTTGTCGGCTTGAAGCGGGAAGGCGGGGATTTCAGCGGATCTTTTCATGGTCTGCGATTGAATGCGGACGGAACGCCGAAGCTGAATGCAGCTGGAGAATCTGTCTTTAACGAAGCGGGAGCTACCGGTAGCTTAAACGATTTGAAGATTCTGATTGACGGTCACCCGCTGAATCCGGAGGAAGATGCCCCTGATGCTTTTAAATACAGTATTTCACCTATCCTGGTTACCGGGCCGGATGAGCAGTCGCTGATTATGCAGTTCTCGGAGCAGACCTATGCGGGCGGAGGGCAGCTTCTGCCCGATGCCTTCACGCTGACTCTGCAGATGGAAATATCGGGTCTGGAAGGGGAGACCTTCACCTTGGACTTACCTGTCCATAAGGATACCAGTCATAACATCGTGCTGCTGCCCAAGGTCAGCCGAATGCACGATAACATTACAGCTACCGTGGAGAAGCTGACATTGGCACCTACAACGACACAGATTAGAATCAGTGATATCGCAGAGCAGAATATTTCTAAACAGTATTTGGAAGATACAGGGACTCTGGCGCTGGATCATGAGGTTTACGATGATCAGGGCAACCTGCTGCGTATCGTCAATGGGGGCGGCGGATGGTCGGAGACGGATCAGGATCAGCGTTACACGCTTAGATCGGATGTGAATCTTGAACCGCTGGAGGACAGCGTGAAGTCCATTACCGTCAGAACCTATATTTATAAATATACTGGAACCGGCCGCGAGAAGCGCAACAGGCTGGACAGTGCGGGAAATCCCGTGAAAGAATATATTCCGCAGCTGGATATGACTATCCCGATCAGATGA
- a CDS encoding autorepressor SdpR family transcription factor has product MNDSFKALADPTRRQIIRLLREKDRTAGEIADSFNMSKPSISHHLNALKHANLIQDERQGQFIMYSLNTTVLEEVAGWLLELTGTGKPKEAE; this is encoded by the coding sequence ATGAACGATTCCTTCAAAGCACTGGCCGATCCTACCCGCCGCCAGATTATCCGGCTGCTCCGTGAGAAAGACCGCACTGCGGGAGAGATTGCCGATTCTTTCAATATGTCAAAGCCAAGTATCTCCCATCACCTCAATGCCTTAAAACATGCCAACCTGATCCAGGATGAACGGCAAGGACAATTCATCATGTATTCACTCAACACCACCGTGCTTGAGGAAGTAGCGGGCTGGCTGCTGGAGCTGACAGGTACAGGTAAACCCAAGGAGGCTGAATGA
- a CDS encoding RNA polymerase sigma factor produces the protein MTTITAVHQAQSGDKAAFIRLCRQIEPEMYGMARSMLHRDEDCADVMQEATLKAYRSIRSLRQPEYFKTWMLRIIINECRLLQRRQKNTVEAGEAVNQLPSPSSSAEYEKIELREAVEQLDEKLRAVVALHYFQDMPIRQIAELLGITETAVKSRLYRARKTLMQGM, from the coding sequence GTGACAACAATAACAGCTGTACACCAAGCACAAAGCGGCGATAAAGCAGCCTTTATCCGTCTCTGCCGGCAGATCGAGCCTGAGATGTACGGGATGGCCCGTTCCATGCTGCACAGGGATGAGGATTGTGCGGATGTGATGCAGGAAGCTACCTTGAAGGCTTACCGCTCGATCCGCAGCTTGCGGCAGCCTGAATATTTCAAGACCTGGATGCTGCGCATTATCATCAACGAATGTCGTCTGCTTCAGCGCCGGCAGAAGAACACGGTGGAAGCCGGTGAGGCAGTGAACCAGCTGCCATCCCCTTCATCGTCCGCGGAATACGAGAAAATTGAACTGCGTGAAGCAGTAGAACAACTTGATGAGAAGCTGCGGGCAGTTGTAGCGCTGCATTATTTTCAGGATATGCCGATCCGGCAAATTGCTGAGCTGCTGGGTATTACTGAAACGGCAGTCAAATCGAGACTCTACCGAGCGCGTAAAACCTTGATGCAAGGCATGTAG